The Desulfonatronovibrio hydrogenovorans DSM 9292 genome includes a window with the following:
- a CDS encoding regulatory protein GemA — protein MHIAKKDLGLPEDIYRGILSDLFGSSSAGKLKNHELVQLCTHFEKIGWEPRPRKSQVKPAPEKAQLIKKVWALCYCLERPVPAYAHALAKRMYKTDRVEWLYPDQLQGIVAALERQKSREGMNA, from the coding sequence GTGCATATTGCAAAAAAAGACCTGGGATTGCCGGAGGATATTTACCGTGGAATCCTGTCTGATCTGTTTGGATCTAGCAGCGCCGGGAAGCTTAAGAACCACGAGCTGGTTCAGCTTTGCACACATTTTGAGAAAATTGGCTGGGAGCCGAGACCCCGGAAAAGCCAGGTTAAGCCTGCCCCGGAAAAAGCCCAGCTGATCAAAAAGGTATGGGCTTTGTGCTATTGTTTGGAGCGGCCAGTTCCGGCCTATGCCCATGCCCTGGCAAAGCGAATGTATAAAACTGACCGGGTGGAGTGGCTGTATCCGGACCAGCTGCAGGGCATAGTAGCCGCCCTGGAGAGGCAGAAATCAAGAGAGGGGATGAACGCATGA
- a CDS encoding helix-turn-helix domain-containing protein produces MKVSDKDLLSTRVLLRPDEVARILRLSKKSVYRLARTGQIKPTSDTPVRYTARSVRAYINSQTGDEIL; encoded by the coding sequence ATGAAGGTCAGCGACAAGGACCTATTAAGCACCAGGGTGCTGCTGCGCCCGGATGAGGTGGCCAGGATTTTGCGCCTGAGCAAAAAGTCCGTGTACAGGCTGGCCAGGACAGGGCAAATCAAGCCTACCAGCGACACCCCGGTACGCTATACTGCGCGAAGCGTAAGGGCATATATCAATTCCCAGACCGGAGACGAAATTTTATGA
- a CDS encoding transglycosylase SLT domain-containing protein yields the protein MKKLAVGFLLALLALALSAQAAASQIPQEANKYKRDLVRAVQHEFGLDGPVALHAAQIHQESTWRAGVDSPVGAQGLAQFMPDTSSWISEIYPDLGKAAPYSPGWAMQAMARYNYWHNQRIKAADACHLWAMSMSAYNGGLGWVNRDKRLAAEAGKDPEKWWCNVEHHTSRADWAEQENRHYVRRIIQDLEPLYIRAGWPGRRTCP from the coding sequence ATGAAGAAACTGGCTGTTGGTTTTTTGCTGGCGTTGCTGGCTTTAGCGCTGAGTGCTCAGGCCGCAGCATCTCAGATACCCCAGGAGGCCAACAAGTATAAGCGGGACCTGGTGCGGGCGGTGCAGCATGAGTTCGGGCTGGACGGACCGGTGGCCCTGCATGCCGCCCAGATCCACCAGGAAAGCACCTGGCGCGCGGGCGTGGATAGCCCGGTGGGCGCTCAGGGACTTGCTCAGTTCATGCCTGACACCTCTTCCTGGATCTCCGAGATATACCCTGACCTGGGTAAGGCTGCCCCTTACTCTCCCGGCTGGGCCATGCAGGCAATGGCTCGGTACAACTACTGGCACAACCAGCGCATTAAGGCCGCAGATGCTTGCCACCTGTGGGCCATGTCCATGTCCGCATACAACGGCGGGCTGGGCTGGGTGAACAGGGACAAGAGGCTGGCAGCAGAAGCCGGGAAAGATCCTGAAAAGTGGTGGTGCAACGTGGAGCACCACACATCCAGGGCGGACTGGGCGGAGCAGGAAAACCGGCATTACGTGCGCCGGATAATCCAAGACCTGGAGCCGCTATATATCAGGGCCGGATGGCCGGGGAGGCGCACATGCCCATAA
- a CDS encoding putative holin → MSVSRFINLKFDLLRAWPWLFLAGVMTVFIGITSPHQLGVLLWILTKVSLAAFLGYWIYRSLHPYARVHELTGEERRNAMLVRAIYVGAAIIALGLGL, encoded by the coding sequence ATGAGTGTATCAAGATTTATCAATTTAAAGTTTGACCTCCTGCGCGCCTGGCCCTGGCTTTTTCTGGCCGGGGTCATGACTGTCTTTATCGGCATAACCAGCCCCCACCAGCTGGGGGTACTGCTCTGGATACTGACCAAAGTATCCCTGGCAGCGTTTCTAGGATACTGGATCTACCGCAGCCTGCATCCGTATGCACGGGTGCATGAGCTTACAGGCGAGGAACGGCGCAATGCCATGCTGGTCCGGGCCATATATGTGGGTGCGGCGATTATTGCGCTGGGCCTGGGCCTTTAA